Part of the Halalkalibacter krulwichiae genome is shown below.
TTGACGCATTATCAGTCATTGTTCACCGTGATTTTGCCTATGATCGTGGCAAGATTATTGTTGAAAAATTAAAAGAATTAATACCGCGTCAACAATTTGAAGTGCCAGTTCAAGCGAGTATTGGTCAAAAGATTATCGCCCGATCTACAATCAAAGCTATCCGTAAAAATGTGTTGGCTAAATGTTATGGTGGAGATATTTCTCGTAAACGTAAGTTACTTGAAAAGCAAAAAGAAGGTAAGAAGCGTATGAAAGCTGTAGGGAATGTGGAAGTTCCACAAGAAGCCTTTATGGCAGTTTTACGTATGGATGATTAAGTTGAATGAAACCGCAGGACTACTCCTGCGGTTATTACTTTTTAATCCTTATATTATAATTTACAAAAGTTGGAGGGACGAATATTGGTTAAAGCAGCTTATGTCCACATCCCATTTTGCGAGCATATATGTCATTACTGCGATTTTAATAAAGTTTTCTTAAAAAATCAGCCAGTCGATCAGTATGTCAACTCGTTGCTTCTAGAAATGGAACGAACGTTAAAGAGAGAGCCGACTCGTGCGTTAACTACAGTTTATATCGGTGGGGGAACACCAACGGCCCTATCAGCTAAACAATTAGATGTATTACTTGAAGGTATGAGAAACATCTTGCCGATTGAAGAGGTCATTGAATTTACGATTGAGGTTAATCCAGATAGCATCGAAGAAGATAAGTTGGCGGTATTAAAAAAACATGGTATTAATCGATTGAGTATTGGTGTTCAATCATTTGATGAAGAGCTTTTAAAAGGGATCGGGAGAACTCATTCTCGTACGAGTGTATTAGATGCTGTCACAAGAAGTAAATCTCTTGGCTTTGAGAATATATCGCTAGATTTGATGTTTGGTTTGCCAGGTCAAACACCGGAGGCTTTTAAAGAAACGATTCATGAAGCGATTGATCTTGGGGTAGAACACCTATCAGCTTATTCATTGAAAGTAGAAGAGAAAACAGTCTTTTATAACCGGCAACGTCAAGGGAAATTAATCTTACCGCAAGAAGATGATGAGATATCGATGTATGAAATATTATTAGAAGAAACGAAAAAGGCTAATTTCTCACAATACGAGATTAGTAATTTTGCGAAGGCAGGTTTTGAAAGTAGGCATAACCTCGTTTATTGGAATAATGAAGAATATTATGGTTTCGGTGCAGGAGCTCACGGTTACGTTAATGGCATTCGTTATCAAAATCACGGTCCTTTGCCAAAATATTTAAAGGCAATTGATGCGCATACAGCTCCTATTTTGAACCAACATGAAGTTTCTCCTGTTGAACGAATTGAAGAAGCAATGTTTATGGGGCTACGGAAACGTAATGGGGTTAACCGTGATGAATTCAAAGGTTTATATGGAAGATCGGTTGACGATTGCTTCGGTGAACAAATTGACATGCTTCAAAAACGAGGGCTGTTAGTTGTAGAGAATAACCGAGTGAAGATAACTGAAGAAGGCTTATTGTTAAGTAATGAAGTTTTTGAACAGTTCATTGCCGTTTTAGATGAGTAATGAAGCGACAGTCAGCTAGGAAATAATTGATTTGATCGTTCACGGGTAAATTCCATATTTTGTGCTTTTATTTTTAGAAAGAATAGAGCTTCGATTAGTTGACAAAGCGCCGCCTTTTTGATAATTTATCATTAGATTTAGCACTCGGATGCGGTGAGTGCTAACAGAGGTGGTGAGGGGATGTTAACAGATAGGCAATTGTTGATTCTACATGCTATTGTTGATGATTATATCCGTTCTGCAGAGCCTGTGGGCTCAAGAAGCATTTCCAAAAGAGATGATATTACGTTTAGTCCGGCAACGATTCGTAACGATATGGCAGACTTAGAGGAATTAGGCTTTTTAGAGAAACCGCACAGTTCGGCTGGTAGAATTCCATCACAAAGAGGGTATCGCTACTATGTCGATAATCTATTATTGCCACACCATTTAACTGCTGACGAAGAGTTGGACATAAGATCTATTTTCTCAGAGCGAATTCGAGAGGTTGAGGAAGTCATTCAACACTCAGCTCGAGTACTTTCAAATATGACAAGTTATATCTCTCTCGTATTGGGACCCGAAATGTTTGAATCAACATTAAAAAATATTCAGATCATCCCTCTTGGGAAAGGATCGGCTATCCTTATTCTAGTAACAGACACAGGACATGTTGAGAATCAAACGATTGTTGTTCCCGAGTCGATTGATGCTTCTGACTTAGAAAGAACTGTTAATATTCTTAATGAACGATTAATGGGTGTGCCACTTTATAAGTTAAGAGATAAGCTTCAATTTGAAATCAAAGATGTACTACGTGAACATGTAGGGAATTATGAGCAAGTTGTTAAGATGATTGACCCTTCTTTGCATATTGAGAAAGAGGAAAAAGTATTCTACAGTGGGAAAACAAATATCTTGTCTCAACC
Proteins encoded:
- the hemW gene encoding radical SAM family heme chaperone HemW, which produces MVKAAYVHIPFCEHICHYCDFNKVFLKNQPVDQYVNSLLLEMERTLKREPTRALTTVYIGGGTPTALSAKQLDVLLEGMRNILPIEEVIEFTIEVNPDSIEEDKLAVLKKHGINRLSIGVQSFDEELLKGIGRTHSRTSVLDAVTRSKSLGFENISLDLMFGLPGQTPEAFKETIHEAIDLGVEHLSAYSLKVEEKTVFYNRQRQGKLILPQEDDEISMYEILLEETKKANFSQYEISNFAKAGFESRHNLVYWNNEEYYGFGAGAHGYVNGIRYQNHGPLPKYLKAIDAHTAPILNQHEVSPVERIEEAMFMGLRKRNGVNRDEFKGLYGRSVDDCFGEQIDMLQKRGLLVVENNRVKITEEGLLLSNEVFEQFIAVLDE
- the hrcA gene encoding heat-inducible transcriptional repressor HrcA; the protein is MLTDRQLLILHAIVDDYIRSAEPVGSRSISKRDDITFSPATIRNDMADLEELGFLEKPHSSAGRIPSQRGYRYYVDNLLLPHHLTADEELDIRSIFSERIREVEEVIQHSARVLSNMTSYISLVLGPEMFESTLKNIQIIPLGKGSAILILVTDTGHVENQTIVVPESIDASDLERTVNILNERLMGVPLYKLRDKLQFEIKDVLREHVGNYEQVVKMIDPSLHIEKEEKVFYSGKTNILSQPEFRDVEKVRMLLNMLEEDKTMNQILRTPVTGIQVKIGQENKLEAFDNCSLITASYSIAGKHMGTIGILGPTRMEYRRVIGVVDTLSKDLTKLLTNLYQQG